Proteins from a genomic interval of Channa argus isolate prfri chromosome 11, Channa argus male v1.0, whole genome shotgun sequence:
- the LOC137136102 gene encoding LHFPL tetraspan subfamily member 2a protein-like, whose product MCQVIVTCRSMLWTLLSIIVAFAELIAFMSPDWLLGFPRSDSDANGAGVDSVESRPSLGLYSRCVRIGTRGGGVSCGPYAGTFAEVASGFWQAAMLFLAAGTLVLGCVACISIFSLCFQSILKKSIFNICGLLQAIAGLLLMVGLMLYPAGWGSEKVISYCGPEASPFRPARCSLGWAFYAAIGGTLTTFLCAVLSAQAEIATSSDKVQEEIEEGKSLICLL is encoded by the exons ATGTGCCAAGTCATTGTAACATGCCGCTCCATGCTCTGGACACTGCTCAGCATTATAGTGGCTTTTGCAGAGCTCATCGCCTTCATGAGCCCAGACTGGTTGCTGGGATTCCCTCGGTCAGACTCTGATGCGAATGGAGCCGGAGTGGACTCTGTGGAATCCCGGCCATCTCTGGGTCTCTACAGCCGCTGCGTTCGTATTGGGACCCGGGGAGGAGGAGTGAGCTGTGGGCCCTACGCTGGGACGTTTGCAGAAGTGGCCAGCGGCTTCTGGCAGGCTGCGATGTTGTTTTTGGCAGCAGGTACATTAGTGCTGGGGTGTGTGGCCTGTATCTCCATCTTCAGCTTGTGTTTTCAGAGCATCCTGAAGAAGAGCATATTCAACATCTGTGGTCTGCTCCAGGCTATTGCAG ggCTGTTGCTGATGGTGGGCCTCATGCTGTACCCTGCAGGTTGGGGTTCAGAGAAGGTGATCAGCTACTGCGGCCCCGAGGCCTCACCCTTTAGGCCAGCTCGGTGTTCACTTGGCTGGGCGTTCTACGCAGCAATAGGTGGAACGCTGACAACCTtcctttgtgctgttttgtcCGCACAGGCTGAGATTGCCACCTCCAGTGATAAAGTTCAGGAGGAGATTGAAGAGGGGAAGAGTCTGATCTGCCTACTATAA
- the LOC137136100 gene encoding secretory carrier-associated membrane protein 1-like yields the protein MSDFDSNPFADPDFSNPFQDPSVTQVTRSAPPGGLEEYNPFTDARTAATGSAPKSTPAPSQNTQPAIMKPTEEPPAYSQQQQQTQDQARAQAELLRRQEELEKKAAELDRRERELQSHGAAGGRKNNWPPLPEKFPIGPCFYHDIAVDIPIEFQKTVKIMYNLWMFHAGTLFVNMFGCLAWFCVDPSRGVDFGLAMLWFLLFTPCSFICWYRPLYGAFRSDSSFRFFVFFFVYICQFGVHVLQTIGITGWGTCGWIAALTGLNTSIPVGIIMLLIAALFTALSVGSLIMFKKVHALYRTTGASFEKAQQEFATGVMSNKTVQTAAANAAANAASNAARGAFKPHP from the exons ATGTCCGACTTTGACAGCAACCCGTTCGCAGACCCGGACTTCAGCAACCCCTTTCAG GATCCTTCAGTGACGCAGGTGACCCGGTCTGCCCCTCCTGGTGGTCTGGAGGAATATAACCCCTTCACAGATGCCAGAACG GCAGCCACTGGAAGTGCCCCCAAATCTACTCCTGCCCCTTCTCAGAACACACAACCTGCCATCATGAAGCCCACAGAGGAGCCACCGGCTTActcgcagcagcagcagcagacacag gaccaagcACGTGCTCAGGCTGAGTTGTTGAGAAGACAGGAGGAGTTGGAGAAGAAAGCAGCAGAGCTTGATCGTCGAGAGAGAGAGTTACAGTCACACGGAGCTGCCGGAG GGCGTAAGAACAACTGGCCTCCACTGCCAGAGAAGTTCCCTATTGGCCCATGTTTCTACCATGATATTGCAGTGGATATTCCTATAGAGTTCCAGAAGACCGTCAAGATCATGTACAACCTTTGGATGT TTCATGCAGGCACTCTTTTTGTGAACATGTTTGGTTGCCTGGCCTGGTTCTGTGTGGATCCTTCTCGTGGTGTAGATTTTGGTCTGGCAATGCTGTGGTTTCTGCTCTTTACCCCATGTTCTTTCATCTGCTGGTACAGACCACTTTATGGGGCTTTCAG GAGTGATAGTTCATTCCgcttctttgtcttcttcttcgtctATATCTGTCAGTTTGGAGTTCACGTTCTACAAACTATTGGCATCACTGGCTGGGGAACATG TGGTTGGATCGCAGCTTTAACTGGTCTGAACACCAGTATTCCAGTGGGCATTATCATGTTGCTGATTGCAGCCCTGTTCACAGCACTGTCTGTGGGTTCACTCATTATGTTTAAAAAG GTGCACGCCCTCTATCGTACCACTGGTGCTAGTTTTGAGAAGGCTCAGCAGGAGTTTGCAACAGGAGTCATGTCAAACAAGACGGTTCAGACTGCAGCTGCCAATGCTGCAGCTAATGCTGCGTCCAATGCTGCGCGTGGGGCCTTCAAACCGCATCCATAA